The following proteins are co-located in the Streptomyces sp. DT2A-34 genome:
- a CDS encoding NADP-dependent isocitrate dehydrogenase, which translates to MTDSTIIYTHTDEAPALATYSFLPVVQAYASQAGVAVETRDISLAGRIIAVFPEYLTEDQRIPDALAELGELAKTPAANIIKLPNISASIPQLKAAIAELQGQGYALPNYPDDPKTDEEREIQARYDKIKGSAVNPVLREGNSDRRAPASVKNYAKNHPHRMGAWTPESKTNVATMGQNDFRSTEKSVVISEAGALKIEHVAEDGTTTVLRESVPVLAGEVVDASVMRVAALREFLTAQVARAKAEGVLFSVHLKATMMKVSDPIVFGHVVRAFFPKTFAKYGEVLAGAGQSPNDGLGGILKGLDALPNGAEIKASFDAEIAEGPELAMVDSDKGITNLHVPSDVIVDASMPAMIRTSGHMWGPDGQEADTLAVLPDSSYAGVYQAVLDDCRANGAYDPSTMGSVPNVGLMAQKAEEYGSHDKTFEIKAAGTVRLVDQAGNVLIEQPVAEGDIFRACQTKDAPIKDWVKLAVTRARATGDPAVFWLDETRAHDANLIAKVNAYLPEHDTEGLDIRILAPVDATKLSVERIRRGENTISVTGNVLRDYLTDLFPILELGTSAKMLSVVPLMAGGGLFETGAGGSAPKHVQQLVKENYLRWDSLGEFFALVPSLEQYATATSNSKAKVLADTLDRATATFLNEDKSPTRRVGGIDNRGSHFYLSLYWAQELAAQTDDADLAKAFAPLAETLTANEQKIVEELNAVQGKPAEIGGYYQPDPAKAASVMRPSATWNEALASLS; encoded by the coding sequence GTGACTGACTCGACCATCATCTATACGCACACTGACGAGGCCCCGGCCCTGGCGACGTATTCCTTCCTGCCGGTGGTCCAGGCATACGCCTCGCAGGCGGGTGTCGCCGTGGAGACGCGGGACATCTCGCTGGCCGGCCGCATCATCGCGGTGTTCCCGGAGTACCTGACCGAGGACCAGCGCATCCCGGACGCCCTCGCCGAGCTCGGTGAGCTCGCGAAGACGCCCGCGGCCAACATCATCAAGCTGCCGAACATCTCGGCGTCGATCCCGCAGCTCAAGGCCGCCATCGCCGAGCTGCAGGGCCAGGGCTACGCACTGCCGAACTACCCGGACGACCCGAAGACCGACGAGGAGCGGGAGATCCAGGCCCGCTACGACAAGATCAAGGGTTCCGCCGTGAACCCGGTCCTGCGTGAGGGCAACTCCGACCGTCGCGCCCCCGCCTCGGTCAAGAACTACGCCAAGAACCACCCGCACCGCATGGGCGCCTGGACCCCCGAGTCCAAGACGAACGTGGCGACCATGGGCCAGAACGACTTCCGCTCCACCGAGAAGTCCGTCGTGATCTCCGAGGCCGGCGCGCTGAAGATCGAGCACGTCGCCGAGGACGGCACCACCACCGTCCTGCGCGAGTCCGTACCGGTCCTCGCCGGTGAGGTCGTCGACGCCTCCGTGATGCGCGTCGCCGCGCTGCGCGAGTTCCTGACCGCGCAGGTGGCCAGGGCCAAGGCCGAGGGCGTCCTGTTCTCCGTGCACCTCAAGGCCACGATGATGAAGGTCTCCGACCCGATCGTCTTCGGCCACGTCGTGCGCGCCTTCTTCCCGAAGACGTTCGCGAAGTACGGCGAGGTCCTCGCCGGCGCCGGTCAGTCCCCGAACGACGGTCTTGGCGGCATCCTCAAGGGCCTGGACGCGCTGCCGAACGGCGCCGAGATCAAGGCGTCCTTCGACGCGGAGATCGCCGAGGGCCCGGAGCTGGCCATGGTCGACTCCGACAAGGGCATCACCAACCTGCACGTGCCGTCCGACGTGATCGTCGACGCCTCGATGCCGGCCATGATCCGCACCTCCGGCCACATGTGGGGCCCGGACGGCCAGGAGGCCGACACCCTCGCGGTGCTGCCGGACTCCTCGTACGCCGGTGTCTACCAGGCCGTGCTCGACGACTGCCGCGCGAACGGCGCCTACGACCCGTCGACCATGGGCTCGGTCCCGAACGTCGGTCTGATGGCGCAGAAGGCCGAGGAGTACGGCTCCCACGACAAGACCTTCGAGATCAAGGCCGCCGGCACGGTCCGCCTGGTCGACCAGGCCGGCAACGTGCTCATCGAGCAGCCGGTCGCCGAGGGCGACATCTTCCGTGCCTGCCAGACCAAGGACGCGCCGATCAAGGACTGGGTGAAGCTGGCCGTCACCCGCGCCCGCGCCACCGGCGACCCGGCCGTCTTCTGGCTGGACGAGACCCGCGCCCACGACGCCAACCTGATCGCCAAGGTCAACGCGTACCTGCCGGAGCACGACACCGAGGGCCTGGACATCCGTATCCTCGCCCCGGTCGACGCCACCAAGCTGTCGGTGGAGCGCATCCGCCGCGGCGAGAACACCATCTCGGTGACCGGCAACGTGCTGCGTGACTACCTCACCGACCTCTTCCCGATCCTGGAGCTGGGCACCAGCGCCAAGATGCTGTCGGTCGTCCCGCTGATGGCGGGCGGCGGCCTGTTCGAGACGGGCGCCGGCGGCTCCGCGCCGAAGCACGTCCAGCAGCTGGTCAAGGAGAACTACCTGCGCTGGGACTCCCTCGGTGAGTTCTTCGCGCTGGTGCCGTCCCTGGAGCAGTACGCGACGGCCACCAGCAACTCGAAGGCCAAGGTCCTCGCCGACACTCTCGACCGCGCCACGGCGACCTTCCTCAACGAGGACAAGTCCCCGACCCGTCGCGTCGGCGGCATCGACAACCGCGGCAGCCACTTCTACCTGTCCCTGTACTGGGCGCAGGAGCTGGCGGCGCAGACCGACGACGCGGACCTGGCCAAGGCCTTCGCCCCGCTCGCCGAGACGCTCACCGCGAACGAGCAGAAGATCGTCGAGGAGCTGAACGCCGTCCAGGGCAAGCCGGCCGAGATCGGCGGCTACTACCAGCCCGACCCGGCCAAGGCCGCCTCGGTCATGCGCCCGTCGGCCACCTGGAACGAGGCGCTCGCGTCCCTGAGCTGA
- a CDS encoding crosslink repair DNA glycosylase YcaQ family protein yields the protein MGANDACRRDILDRLRAAGPMPSRELPDTCELPWKSSGWTNNRNVTKLLELMVQRGEVAVAGRSGGDRLWDLAERVHPDTPAVPVEEALRIRDERRLRALGIARARGPECQVEPADAGEAGEPAVVEGVRGKWRVDPAQLGLTFEGRAALLSPFDRLVHDRKRTVELFEYDYQLEMYKPASERRWGYFALPILYGDRLVGKLDATADRKDGVLRVHAIHQDVPFTTPMSAEIDREIADLARWLELELVLPD from the coding sequence GTGGGCGCCAACGACGCCTGCCGCCGGGACATACTCGACCGGCTCCGCGCCGCGGGTCCGATGCCTTCCCGCGAGCTGCCCGACACCTGCGAACTGCCGTGGAAGTCGAGCGGGTGGACCAACAACCGCAATGTCACCAAGCTCCTGGAGCTGATGGTGCAGCGCGGAGAGGTCGCCGTGGCGGGACGCAGCGGCGGTGACCGGCTGTGGGACCTGGCCGAGCGGGTCCACCCCGACACGCCCGCGGTCCCCGTCGAGGAGGCACTGCGCATCCGGGACGAGCGACGGCTGCGGGCGTTGGGCATCGCCCGCGCGCGGGGCCCGGAGTGCCAGGTCGAGCCGGCCGACGCGGGGGAGGCCGGTGAGCCGGCCGTCGTCGAGGGCGTACGGGGCAAGTGGCGCGTGGATCCAGCCCAGTTGGGGCTGACCTTCGAGGGACGCGCGGCGCTGCTGTCACCCTTCGACCGGCTCGTGCACGACCGCAAGCGCACCGTAGAGCTGTTCGAGTACGACTACCAGCTGGAGATGTACAAGCCCGCCTCCGAGCGCCGCTGGGGGTACTTCGCGCTGCCGATCCTGTACGGCGACCGGCTCGTCGGAAAGCTCGACGCCACCGCCGACCGCAAGGACGGGGTGCTGCGTGTGCACGCGATCCACCAGGACGTGCCGTTCACCACGCCCATGAGCGCGGAGATCGACCGGGAGATCGCAGACCTGGCCCGCTGGCTGGAGCTGGAGCTCGTGCTGCCCGACTAG
- a CDS encoding crosslink repair DNA glycosylase YcaQ family protein, with the protein MTVHELSRTEARRIAVRAQLLDRSRPAGLLDAVRRLTLLQIDPTAAIAPNADLVAWSRLGSAGYSPADLTAALADRTLLELQAMIRPGEDLALYRAEMAEWPERGTVLLA; encoded by the coding sequence GTGACCGTGCATGAGCTCTCCCGTACCGAAGCCCGCCGCATCGCCGTGCGCGCACAGTTGCTGGACCGCTCCCGGCCGGCGGGGCTGCTCGATGCCGTACGGCGGCTGACCCTGCTGCAGATCGACCCGACCGCCGCCATCGCACCCAACGCCGATCTTGTCGCGTGGAGTCGGCTCGGGTCCGCCGGTTACTCACCGGCCGACCTGACCGCCGCCCTCGCCGACCGGACGCTGCTGGAGTTGCAGGCGATGATCCGGCCCGGTGAGGATCTCGCGCTGTACCGCGCCGAGATGGCCGAGTGGCCCGAGCGGGGCACCGTCCTCCTGGCGTGA
- a CDS encoding N-formylglutamate amidohydrolase — MTSAAPSFELLPGAAGSPVILHVPHSAREIPPEVRADIVLDDAALERELDHIVDAHTAELAQGAAGASEVMPWRFVNRLSRLVVDPERFPDEREEMLAVGMGAVYTRTTRLADLRPADTDPEPLVERYFRPYAKAMTDAVADRLAVTGRAVIIDVHSYPTARLPYELHGEGPRPPVCLGTDSFHTPPELLAAAREAFAPCGETGLDSPFSGTYVPLEFYGAEPRVTALMIEIRRDTYMAEPGGPAGPGLTRLTQALAALVDTVSR; from the coding sequence ATGACCTCCGCCGCGCCGTCGTTCGAGTTGCTCCCCGGCGCCGCGGGATCGCCGGTGATCCTGCATGTCCCGCACTCGGCGCGGGAGATACCGCCCGAGGTGCGGGCGGACATCGTGCTGGACGACGCCGCGCTGGAGCGGGAGTTGGACCACATCGTCGACGCGCACACCGCGGAGCTCGCTCAGGGGGCGGCCGGGGCGTCGGAGGTCATGCCGTGGCGGTTCGTCAACCGGCTGTCGCGGCTGGTCGTCGACCCGGAGCGGTTCCCGGACGAGCGGGAGGAGATGCTGGCCGTGGGGATGGGCGCCGTCTACACCCGGACCACGCGTCTGGCGGATCTACGGCCCGCCGACACGGACCCCGAGCCCCTCGTCGAGCGGTACTTCCGGCCGTACGCGAAGGCCATGACGGACGCGGTGGCCGATCGCCTCGCCGTCACCGGGCGTGCCGTGATCATCGACGTCCACTCCTACCCGACCGCCCGGCTCCCCTACGAGCTGCACGGCGAGGGTCCGCGCCCGCCGGTCTGTCTGGGCACCGACTCCTTCCACACGCCGCCCGAACTGCTCGCCGCGGCCCGGGAGGCGTTCGCCCCGTGCGGGGAGACGGGGCTCGACAGCCCGTTCAGCGGTACGTACGTCCCGCTGGAGTTCTACGGCGCGGAGCCCCGGGTCACCGCCCTGATGATCGAGATCCGCCGGGACACGTACATGGCGGAACCGGGCGGTCCGGCCGGTCCCGGACTCACCCGGCTCACGCAGGCGCTGGCGGCGCTGGTGGACACCGTCTCCCGCTGA